A window from Vigna angularis cultivar LongXiaoDou No.4 chromosome 7, ASM1680809v1, whole genome shotgun sequence encodes these proteins:
- the LOC128197727 gene encoding G-type lectin S-receptor-like serine/threonine-protein kinase At4g27290 isoform X1: MENHHKHRKLTMVRVFFFCIISTFLLSIQGTLTLTPNESIQGNTTMVSSAGTFEAGFFQFENSQDQYFCIWYKNISPKTTVWVANRDAPVKNSTAFFTLTEQGVPVILDASGSVVWSSNSSRIAKKPVMQLLDSGNLVVQDGDSTKDLLWESFDYPGDTFLAGMKLRTNFVTGPFRFLTSWRNTEDPGFGEFSYHIDAHGYPQLVTTSGELLISRGGSWTGYAFTGVSWRRMLRLVNFSLEINDKEIIYQYRTLEAETITRLVISPSGYVQRLLWSGGSRSWEILSTRPMDQCEYYSFCDVNSLCNVTNSPKLCTCLDGFVPKFYEKWSSQDWSGGCVRRVNLSCHGDRFRKYTGMKLPDTSSSWYNDSLSLEKCEDLCLKNCSCTAYANIDPSGGGCLLWFGDITDFSTHTDQGQDIYMRLEASELVYSSDHGGSNQSLNSKNIAGIIVSIVFLVVVLGLTTFTYMKRKKLSKREVLKILFWKYKREREDLELSTIFDFSTISAATNNFSPSNILGEGGFGPVYKGILQDGQDIAVKRLAKTSEQGAEQFKNEVMLMAKLQHRNLVKLHGCSIHQEERLLIYEYMPNRSLDYFIFDSTQSKQVDLTKRLQIIDGIARGLLYLHQDSRLRIIHRDLKASNVLLDNDMNPKISDFGLARTFGGDQAEANTNRVMGTYGYMPPEYALHGHFSIKSDVFSFGVMVMEIISGKKNRNFHDSEHQLNLLSHAWRLWIEEKPVELIDEVLDYPTTPLEVLRCIHVGLLCVQQTPQNRPNMSSVVLMLNGEKVLPEPSPPGFYTGTTQFPIQAESSSRSCGDRSQNEVTMSLLQPR; encoded by the exons ATGGAAAACCACCATAAACACAGAAAGTTAACAATGGTACGCGTTTTCTTTTTCTGCATCATCTCCACGTTCTTATTATCTATACAAGGCACCCTTACTCTTACTCCAAATGAATCAATCCAAGGCAATACGACCATGGTTTCTTCTGCTGGAACTTTTGAAGCTGGATTCTTTCAGTTTGAAAATTCACAAGATCAATACTTTTGTATATGGTACAAGAACATATCACCAAAGACTACTGTGTGGGTGGCCAACAGAGATGCCCCAGTGAAAAACTCAACAGCCTTTTTCACACTAACAGAACAAGGAGTTCCTGTTATTCTTGATGCCTCGGGGAGTGTTGTGTGGTCCTCCAATTCATCAAGAATTGCTAAGAAACCAGTCATGCAGCTTCTAGACTCGGGAAATCTTGTTGTGCAAGATGGAGACAGCACAAAAGACCTTTTGTGGGAAAGTTTTGATTACCCTGGTGACACTTTCCTTGCAGGAATGAAACTTCGTACAAACTTTGTGACTGGTCCTTTTAGGTTTCTCACATCTTGGAGAAACACAGAAGATCCTGGCTTTGGTGAGTTTTCGTATCACATAGATGCTCATGGCTATCCTCAACTGGTTACTACAAGCGGAGAACTTTTGATCAGTAGAGGAGGGTCATGGACCGGCTATGCTTTCACTGGAGTTTCATGGAGAAGAATGCTTAGACTCGTAAATTTTTCGCTTGAGATTAACGACAAGGAAATCATTTACCAATATAGGACCTTAGAGGCTGAAACTATTACTAGGTTAGTGATCAGCCCATCTGGTTATGTACAACGTTTGTTATGGTCGGGTGGCAGCCGGAGTTGGGAGATTTTATCCACTCGTCCCATGGATCAATGTGAATATTATTCCTTTTGTGATGTGAATTCACTTTGTAATGTTACTAACTCTCCAAAACTATGTACATGTTTAGATGGTTTTGTACCAAAGTTCTATGAAAAGTGGAGTTCACAGGATTGGTCTGGTGGGTGTGTCAGAAGAGTAAATTTGAGTTGTCATGGTGATAGGTTTAGGAAGTACACCGGAATGAAGTTGCCAGacacttcttcttcttggtATAACGACAGTTTGAGCCTCGAGAAGTGTGAGGATTTGTGTTTGAAAAACTGTTCTTGCACAGCATACGCAAATATAGATCCCAGTGGGGGAGGGTGCTTGCTTTGGTTTGGTGACATTACTGACTTTAGTACACACACAGACCAAGGACAAGATATTTACATGAGACTTGAAGCTTCAGAGTTAG TTTATTCCTCAGATCATGGAGGGAGTAATCAGAGCCTCAATAGCAAGAATATTGCAGGGATAATAGTAAGCATTGTATTCTTGGTCGTGGTACTTGGATTGACTACATTCACATATATGAAGAGGAAGAAGCTCTCGAAGAGAG AGGTgctaaaaatattgttttggaAGTACAAAAGGGAGAGGGAAGATTTGGAGTTATCAAcaatatttgatttttcaacCATCTCTGCTGCTACAAATAACTTTTCACCCAGTAACATATTAGGAGAAGGTGGCTTCGGGCCAGTGTACAAG GGTATACTGCAAGATGGGCAAGATATTGCAGTCAAGAGGCTTGCAAAAACTTCTGAACAAGGAGCAGAGCAGTTCAAGAATGAAGTCATGTTAATGGCAAAACTTCAACATCGCAATCTTGTAAAACTTCATGGTTGCTCTATTCACCAAGAAGAAAGGCTTTTGATCTATGAATACATGCCCAACAGAAGCTTGGATTACTTCATTTTTG ATTCAACGCAAAGTAAACAAGTGGATTTGACAAAGCGCCTTCAAATTATTGATGGTATAGCACGAGGGCTACTCTATCTTCACCAAGACTCTAGATTGAGAATCATCCACAGAGATCTCAAAGCCAGCAATGTTCTTCTAGACAACGACATGAATCCAAAGATATCAGATTTTGGTTTGGCTAGAACATTTGGTGGAGATCAAGCTGAGGCAAATACAAATAGAGTGATGGGAACATA TGGTTATATGCCACCTGAATATGCTCTCCATGGACATTTCTCAATCAAATCTGATGTATTTAGCTTTGGTGTGATGGTAATGGAGATAATCAGTGGGAAAAAGAATCGCAATTTTCATGACTCTGAGCATCAGCTTAATCTTCTTAGTCAT GCATGGAGATTGTGGATTGAAGAAAAGCCAGTGGAGCTAATAGATGAGGTATTAGATTATCCAACCACACCACTTGAAGTACTTAGATGCATTCATGTGGGTCTATTATGTGTGCAACAAACACCACAAAACAGACCAAACATGTCCTCTGTGGTTTTGATGTTGAATGGTGAAAAGGTGTTGCCTGAGCCAAGTCCACCTGGGTTCTACACAGGAACAACTCAGTTTCCCATTCAGGCAGAATCTTCTTCGAGAAGTTGTGGAGATAGATCACAAAACGAAGTTACAATGTCGTTGTTACAGCCACGATAG
- the LOC128197727 gene encoding G-type lectin S-receptor-like serine/threonine-protein kinase At4g27290 isoform X2 codes for MENHHKHRKLTMVRVFFFCIISTFLLSIQGTLTLTPNESIQGNTTMVSSAGTFEAGFFQFENSQDQYFCIWYKNISPKTTVWVANRDAPVKNSTAFFTLTEQGVPVILDASGSVVWSSNSSRIAKKPVMQLLDSGNLVVQDGDSTKDLLWESFDYPGDTFLAGMKLRTNFVTGPFRFLTSWRNTEDPGFGEFSYHIDAHGYPQLVTTSGELLISRGGSWTGYAFTGVSWRRMLRLVNFSLEINDKEIIYQYRTLEAETITRLVISPSGYVQRLLWSGGSRSWEILSTRPMDQCEYYSFCDVNSLCNVTNSPKLCTCLDGFVPKFYEKWSSQDWSGGCVRRVNLSCHGDRFRKYTGMKLPDTSSSWYNDSLSLEKCEDLCLKNCSCTAYANIDPSGGGCLLWFGDITDFSTHTDQGQDIYMRLEASELDHGGSNQSLNSKNIAGIIVSIVFLVVVLGLTTFTYMKRKKLSKREVLKILFWKYKREREDLELSTIFDFSTISAATNNFSPSNILGEGGFGPVYKGILQDGQDIAVKRLAKTSEQGAEQFKNEVMLMAKLQHRNLVKLHGCSIHQEERLLIYEYMPNRSLDYFIFDSTQSKQVDLTKRLQIIDGIARGLLYLHQDSRLRIIHRDLKASNVLLDNDMNPKISDFGLARTFGGDQAEANTNRVMGTYGYMPPEYALHGHFSIKSDVFSFGVMVMEIISGKKNRNFHDSEHQLNLLSHAWRLWIEEKPVELIDEVLDYPTTPLEVLRCIHVGLLCVQQTPQNRPNMSSVVLMLNGEKVLPEPSPPGFYTGTTQFPIQAESSSRSCGDRSQNEVTMSLLQPR; via the exons ATGGAAAACCACCATAAACACAGAAAGTTAACAATGGTACGCGTTTTCTTTTTCTGCATCATCTCCACGTTCTTATTATCTATACAAGGCACCCTTACTCTTACTCCAAATGAATCAATCCAAGGCAATACGACCATGGTTTCTTCTGCTGGAACTTTTGAAGCTGGATTCTTTCAGTTTGAAAATTCACAAGATCAATACTTTTGTATATGGTACAAGAACATATCACCAAAGACTACTGTGTGGGTGGCCAACAGAGATGCCCCAGTGAAAAACTCAACAGCCTTTTTCACACTAACAGAACAAGGAGTTCCTGTTATTCTTGATGCCTCGGGGAGTGTTGTGTGGTCCTCCAATTCATCAAGAATTGCTAAGAAACCAGTCATGCAGCTTCTAGACTCGGGAAATCTTGTTGTGCAAGATGGAGACAGCACAAAAGACCTTTTGTGGGAAAGTTTTGATTACCCTGGTGACACTTTCCTTGCAGGAATGAAACTTCGTACAAACTTTGTGACTGGTCCTTTTAGGTTTCTCACATCTTGGAGAAACACAGAAGATCCTGGCTTTGGTGAGTTTTCGTATCACATAGATGCTCATGGCTATCCTCAACTGGTTACTACAAGCGGAGAACTTTTGATCAGTAGAGGAGGGTCATGGACCGGCTATGCTTTCACTGGAGTTTCATGGAGAAGAATGCTTAGACTCGTAAATTTTTCGCTTGAGATTAACGACAAGGAAATCATTTACCAATATAGGACCTTAGAGGCTGAAACTATTACTAGGTTAGTGATCAGCCCATCTGGTTATGTACAACGTTTGTTATGGTCGGGTGGCAGCCGGAGTTGGGAGATTTTATCCACTCGTCCCATGGATCAATGTGAATATTATTCCTTTTGTGATGTGAATTCACTTTGTAATGTTACTAACTCTCCAAAACTATGTACATGTTTAGATGGTTTTGTACCAAAGTTCTATGAAAAGTGGAGTTCACAGGATTGGTCTGGTGGGTGTGTCAGAAGAGTAAATTTGAGTTGTCATGGTGATAGGTTTAGGAAGTACACCGGAATGAAGTTGCCAGacacttcttcttcttggtATAACGACAGTTTGAGCCTCGAGAAGTGTGAGGATTTGTGTTTGAAAAACTGTTCTTGCACAGCATACGCAAATATAGATCCCAGTGGGGGAGGGTGCTTGCTTTGGTTTGGTGACATTACTGACTTTAGTACACACACAGACCAAGGACAAGATATTTACATGAGACTTGAAGCTTCAGAGTTAG ATCATGGAGGGAGTAATCAGAGCCTCAATAGCAAGAATATTGCAGGGATAATAGTAAGCATTGTATTCTTGGTCGTGGTACTTGGATTGACTACATTCACATATATGAAGAGGAAGAAGCTCTCGAAGAGAG AGGTgctaaaaatattgttttggaAGTACAAAAGGGAGAGGGAAGATTTGGAGTTATCAAcaatatttgatttttcaacCATCTCTGCTGCTACAAATAACTTTTCACCCAGTAACATATTAGGAGAAGGTGGCTTCGGGCCAGTGTACAAG GGTATACTGCAAGATGGGCAAGATATTGCAGTCAAGAGGCTTGCAAAAACTTCTGAACAAGGAGCAGAGCAGTTCAAGAATGAAGTCATGTTAATGGCAAAACTTCAACATCGCAATCTTGTAAAACTTCATGGTTGCTCTATTCACCAAGAAGAAAGGCTTTTGATCTATGAATACATGCCCAACAGAAGCTTGGATTACTTCATTTTTG ATTCAACGCAAAGTAAACAAGTGGATTTGACAAAGCGCCTTCAAATTATTGATGGTATAGCACGAGGGCTACTCTATCTTCACCAAGACTCTAGATTGAGAATCATCCACAGAGATCTCAAAGCCAGCAATGTTCTTCTAGACAACGACATGAATCCAAAGATATCAGATTTTGGTTTGGCTAGAACATTTGGTGGAGATCAAGCTGAGGCAAATACAAATAGAGTGATGGGAACATA TGGTTATATGCCACCTGAATATGCTCTCCATGGACATTTCTCAATCAAATCTGATGTATTTAGCTTTGGTGTGATGGTAATGGAGATAATCAGTGGGAAAAAGAATCGCAATTTTCATGACTCTGAGCATCAGCTTAATCTTCTTAGTCAT GCATGGAGATTGTGGATTGAAGAAAAGCCAGTGGAGCTAATAGATGAGGTATTAGATTATCCAACCACACCACTTGAAGTACTTAGATGCATTCATGTGGGTCTATTATGTGTGCAACAAACACCACAAAACAGACCAAACATGTCCTCTGTGGTTTTGATGTTGAATGGTGAAAAGGTGTTGCCTGAGCCAAGTCCACCTGGGTTCTACACAGGAACAACTCAGTTTCCCATTCAGGCAGAATCTTCTTCGAGAAGTTGTGGAGATAGATCACAAAACGAAGTTACAATGTCGTTGTTACAGCCACGATAG
- the LOC108337457 gene encoding uncharacterized protein LOC108337457, whose amino-acid sequence MASFPMPHLPPCTSLPHTTTAANIFLPSSLFRRRRTLHPLRCSASEKPQDDAVELPLFPLPLVLFPGAILPLQIFEFRYRIMMHTLLHTDLRFGVVYHDAVSGTSEVGCVGEVVKHERLVDDRFFLVCKGQERFRVNDVVRSKPYLVGRVTWLEDRPSENDGGDDAEALAQEVEEYMKDVIRISNRLGGKGEKEMGDLRRNLFPTPFSFFVGSTFEGAPREQQALLELEDTAKRLKREKETLKNTLNYLTAASAVKDAFPSS is encoded by the coding sequence atggCATCATTCCCAATGCCACACCTCCCACCATGCACTTCTCTCCCTCACACTACTACCGCCGCTAATATATTCTTACCCTCCTCTCTCTTCCGCCGTCGCCGGACTCTCCACCCTCTCCGCTGCTCCGCCTCCGAAAAGCCACAAGACGACGCCGTGGAGCTGCCTCTCTTCCCTCTGCCTCTGGTCCTCTTCCCGGGCGCGATCCTCCCTCTACAGATCTTCGAGTTCCGCTACCGCATCATGATGCACACGCTCCTCCACACCGACCTCCGCTTCGGCGTGGTCTACCACGACGCCGTTTCCGGCACCTCGGAAGTGGGCTGCGTGGGGGAGGTGGTGAAGCACGAGCGCCTCGTGGACGACCGCTTCTTTCTGGTGTGCAAAGGGCAGGAGAGGTTCCGCGTGAACGACGTGGTCCGCAGCAAACCCTACCTGGTGGGACGCGTGACGTGGCTGGAGGACCGTCCGTCGGAGAACGACGGCGGAGACGACGCGGAGGCGCTGGCTCAGGAGGTGGAGGAGTATATGAAGGACGTAATACGGATCTCGAACCGGTTGGGAGGGAAAGGTGAGAAGGAGATGGGGGATTTGAGACGGAACCTGTTTCCGACGCCGTTTTCGTTCTTCGTGGGAAGCACGTTCGAGGGTGCGCCCAGGGAGCAGCAGGCGCTGTTGGAACTGGAGGACACGGCGAAGAGGTTGAAGAGGGAGAAGGAGACCCTCAAGAACACGCTTAACTACCTTACTGCTGCTTCTGCTGTCAAAGATGCTTTTCCTTCTTCTTGa
- the LOC108338062 gene encoding thioredoxin H1, giving the protein MAEEEGQVIAVKTVDSWKDHFQKGKDSKKLVVVDFTASWCGPCRFMAPILAEIAKKTPHVIFLKVDVDELSSVSEEWSIEAMPTFLFLKEGELVDKVVGANKDQLQATIAKHAASTVVTSTVVA; this is encoded by the exons ATGGCTGAAGAGGAGGGACAAGTCATTGCTGTTAAGACCGTTGACTCGTGGAAAGACCATTTTCAGAAGGGAAAGGACTCCAAAAAACTT GTTGTGGTGGATTTTACTGCTTCCTGGTGTGGTCCATGCCGTTTTATGGCCCCAATTCTTGCAGAGATTGCTAAGAAGACGCCTCATGTAATCTTCCTCAAGGTGGATGTGGATGAACTGAGT AGTGTTTCTGAGGAATGGTCCATTGAGGCTATGCCAACCTTCTTGTTCTTGAAAGAAGGTGAGCTGGTGGACAAGGTTGTGGGTGCTAACAAGGATCAGCTGCAGGCAACCATAGCGAAGCATGCTGCTTCTACTGTTGTTACTTCTACTGTTGTTGCTTGA